A genomic segment from Malaclemys terrapin pileata isolate rMalTer1 chromosome 1, rMalTer1.hap1, whole genome shotgun sequence encodes:
- the LOC128823298 gene encoding amine oxidase [flavin-containing] A-like has protein sequence MSQKCDVIVVGGGISGMSAAKLLDESGLSVLVLEARNRVGGRTFTVRNKQVNYVDVGGAYIGPTQNRILRLAKELGIETYKVNVAERLIHYVKGKSYPFQGAFPPVWNPIIYLDYNNLWRTMNEMGKEIPADAPWTAPHAAEWDKMTMKELADKICWTKTAREFATLFVNINVTSEPHEVSALWFLWYLKLCGGTTRIFSVTNGGQERKFVGGSSQITERIKDILKGRVKLESPVVRIDQSGDNVIVETLNHEIYEGSYVISAIPPGLTTKIHFNPELPSERNQLIHRLPMGSVIKCMMYYKEAFWKKMDYCACMLIEDEEAPISITLDDSKPDGSVPAIIGFILTRKAYRLAKVSKEERKRKICELYAKVMGSEEALHPVHYEEKNWSEEQYSGGCYTAYFPPGIMSQYGRTIRQPLGRIYFAGTETATQWSGYMEGAVQAGERAAREILFKMGKISKDEIWMPEPESEDVPAQPITNTFWERNLPSVPGLLKLVGFSTFFTSVAAVGLFAYKKGLLAQN, from the exons GTATGTCAGCAGCCAAGCTGCTGGATGAATCTGGGCTTAGTGTTTTGGTTCTAGAGGCCCGTAACAGAGTTGGAGGACGGACTTTCACGGTTAGG AACAAGCAAGTTAACTATGTAGACGTTGGTGGAGCGTATATAGGACCTACACAAAACCGGATCCTCCGATTGGCCAAGGAACTGGGTATAGAGACGTATAAAGTCAATGTAGCAGAGCGTCTTATCCATTATGTGAAG GGGAAGTCCTACCCATTCCAGGGTGCATTCCCTCCAGTATGGAATCCCATAATTTACCTGGATTATAACAATCTGTGGAGGACAATGAATGAAATGGGGAAAGAG ATCCCTGCTGATGCACCCTGGACGGCCCCACATGCTGCAGAATGGGACAAAATGACAATGAAAGAGCTGGCTGACAAAATTTGCTGGACCAA AACTGCCAGAGAGTTTGCTACTCTCTTTGTGAACATCAATGTTACCTCTGAGCCACATGAGGTCTCGGCTCTCTGGTTCCTGTGGTACTTGAAGCTGTGTGGGGGGACAACTAGGATATTTTCCGTAACCAATGGGGGGCAG GAGCGGAAGTTTGTTGGGGGTTCCAGTCAGATTACAGAAAGGATAAAGGACATCCTCAAAGGCAGAGTTAAACTGGAGAGTCCTGTAGTTCGCATTGATCAGTCAGGTGATAATGTCATCGTGGAGACTCTAAACCATGAGATATATGAG GGCAGTTATGTGATTAGTGCCATCCCCCCAGGCCTGACTACAAAGATCCATTTCAACCCAGAACTACCATCAGAGAGAAACCAGTTAATTCATCGTCTTCCTATGGGTTCTGTCATTAAATGTATGATGTACTATAAAGAGGCCTTCTGGAAGAAGATGG ATTACTGTGCCTGCATGCTTATTGAGGACGAAGAAGCTCCAATTTCAATAACCTTAGATGATTCCAAACCTGATGGATCTGTGCCTGCCATTATAGG TTTTATCCTTACAAGAAAGGCCTATAGACTTGCAAAGGTCAGCAAAGAAGAGAG GAAGAGAAAAATCTGTGAACTGTATGCCAAAGTGATGGGCTCAGAAGAGGCTTTACAT CCAGTGCATTATGAAGAAAAGAACTGGAGTGAAGAACAGTATTCAGGGGGATGTTATACAGCCTACTTCCCACCAGGCATCATGTCTCAATATGGAAG gaCCATTCGCCAGCCCCTCGGCAGGATCTACTTTGCTGGCACGGAGACCGCTACTCAATGGAGCGGGTACATGGAGGGGGCTgtgcaggcaggagagagagcagCAAGAGAG ATATTGTTCAAGATGGGAAAGATCTCAAAGGATGAAATCTGGATGCCTGAACCAGAGTCCGAG GATGTCCCAGCCCAGCCAATCACTAATACCTTTTGGGAGAGAAACTTGCCATCTGTACCAGGACTGCTGAAGCTCGTTGGATTTTCCACTTTCTTCACTTCAGTGGCTGCCGTTGGGCTGTTTGCCTACAAAAAGGGGCTGCTAGCTCAAAACTAA